In one Streptomyces marincola genomic region, the following are encoded:
- a CDS encoding phosphotransferase enzyme family protein, whose product MSLTAAAIASAFGLGRPRGPMRPLANGGQPPSSWVLTTTGGRWVVKADRLSGAWRRRHAERVHRLESAALTAGIPSPRPVEPPAPAIGYWHHPQGHELVRVSEWVEGHDLRHLDVAASAPTEAASWVGATLGRVALLGTDRDAGPQDEPALHPLTDWRAWVAEAEAANHPVAAPARSLLPVIEDATALVALALRDGPGRVLVHGDTSRANVLRTATGYSLIDWEGARADVPWWEAVNVAFRFATPFNGPTAVGDPRVVRPLLEAYLAQGAPGGRADTSAFAGLLRSQLTVIAWWLWQALGHRGAHAAQRQFGLRIVASAAEGMPHVMRSLDSWAALLR is encoded by the coding sequence ATGTCGCTGACTGCCGCTGCTATCGCCTCCGCGTTCGGACTCGGGAGGCCACGCGGCCCTATGCGCCCGCTGGCCAACGGCGGGCAGCCGCCGAGCAGTTGGGTGCTCACGACGACCGGAGGCCGATGGGTGGTCAAGGCCGACCGCCTGTCCGGCGCATGGCGGCGCCGGCACGCGGAACGAGTCCACCGGCTGGAGAGTGCCGCCCTGACGGCCGGCATCCCCTCACCGCGGCCCGTCGAACCGCCCGCTCCTGCGATCGGCTACTGGCACCACCCGCAAGGCCACGAGCTGGTACGGGTCAGCGAATGGGTCGAAGGCCACGACCTCAGACACCTCGACGTGGCCGCTTCCGCGCCCACGGAAGCGGCCAGCTGGGTGGGCGCCACGCTGGGCCGCGTGGCGCTGTTGGGCACGGACCGGGACGCGGGCCCACAGGACGAGCCCGCCCTGCATCCACTCACCGACTGGCGCGCGTGGGTGGCCGAGGCGGAAGCGGCGAACCACCCTGTGGCCGCCCCGGCGCGGTCTCTGCTGCCTGTCATCGAAGACGCCACCGCGCTGGTCGCCCTGGCCCTGCGCGACGGCCCTGGCAGGGTCCTCGTGCACGGCGACACCTCCCGAGCCAACGTGCTGCGCACAGCGACCGGCTATTCGTTGATCGACTGGGAGGGAGCCAGGGCGGACGTGCCGTGGTGGGAGGCAGTGAATGTGGCGTTCCGCTTCGCCACCCCGTTCAACGGGCCCACAGCCGTCGGGGACCCGCGCGTGGTCCGGCCGTTGCTGGAGGCGTACCTCGCCCAGGGCGCGCCGGGAGGCCGCGCCGATACATCCGCGTTCGCGGGGCTGCTGCGCAGTCAGCTCACGGTCATCGCCTGGTGGCTGTGGCAGGCCCTGGGGCACCGGGGCGCCCATGCCGCCCAGCGGCAGTTCGGACTGCGCATCGTTGCCTCGGCCGCCGAGGGCATGCCGCACGTGATGCGTTCACTGGACTCGTGGGCTGCGCTTCTGCGCTGA
- a CDS encoding winged helix-turn-helix transcriptional regulator: MGRMRNPPYICALDAAMDVVEGKWKALILWALDERLHRFGELRRSLPGISEKVLAQQLRELEADGIVRRTVFEETPPRVEYELTDEGAALYTALGGLGEWGAQRMHTLGIVPTHGKERVEP, encoded by the coding sequence ATGGGAAGGATGCGTAACCCGCCGTACATCTGTGCCCTCGACGCCGCGATGGATGTCGTCGAGGGCAAGTGGAAGGCGCTCATCCTCTGGGCGCTGGACGAACGGCTGCACCGCTTCGGCGAGTTGCGGCGCAGTCTCCCCGGGATCAGCGAGAAGGTGCTCGCCCAGCAGCTACGCGAGCTGGAGGCGGACGGCATCGTCCGGCGGACCGTGTTCGAGGAGACGCCGCCCCGCGTCGAGTACGAGTTGACCGATGAAGGGGCTGCGCTCTACACGGCACTCGGCGGCCTGGGGGAATGGGGAGCCCAACGCATGCACACGCTCGGAATCGTCCCCACGCACGGCAAGGAGCGGGTCGAGCCCTGA
- a CDS encoding NAD(P)-dependent oxidoreductase — MSVFRMNTRYEHISILGLGAMGRALADALLGAGREVTVWNRSAGKAGELVARGAKEASSVGEAVAAGDLTVICLLDDASVRETLTPVLSDLTGTTLVNLTSGSVRQARALAGWLEGYGVRFLAGGIMAVPQSVGTPGAFILYSGPRDLFDRVAPALGPMGRAHWVGEDAGFAALYDMAALSGMYGIGAGTDHAVALVHAEGGDLGTFKREVLRPWLEQMLPLTVDGADASASVPDEYNPAMQAVGLENILAASGEAGVPAELAGHLSASLWRMRRAVANG; from the coding sequence GTGAGCGTGTTCCGCATGAATACGCGATACGAACACATCAGCATTCTCGGCCTGGGAGCCATGGGACGGGCGCTGGCGGACGCGCTCCTCGGCGCGGGCCGCGAGGTCACGGTCTGGAACCGCTCCGCCGGCAAGGCGGGCGAACTGGTCGCGCGCGGCGCGAAAGAGGCGTCGAGCGTCGGAGAGGCCGTCGCGGCGGGCGACTTGACCGTGATCTGCCTGCTGGACGACGCGAGTGTGCGCGAAACGCTCACCCCCGTCCTGAGCGACCTGACCGGCACCACGCTGGTCAACTTGACCAGCGGCTCGGTACGGCAGGCGCGCGCACTCGCCGGATGGCTCGAAGGGTACGGAGTGCGTTTCCTGGCCGGCGGGATCATGGCTGTGCCGCAGTCGGTCGGGACTCCGGGAGCCTTCATCCTCTACAGCGGTCCGCGCGACCTGTTCGACCGCGTCGCTCCGGCGCTCGGCCCCATGGGGCGCGCGCACTGGGTGGGCGAGGACGCGGGGTTCGCGGCGCTGTACGACATGGCCGCGCTCAGCGGCATGTACGGCATCGGTGCCGGTACGGACCATGCCGTGGCGCTGGTCCACGCGGAAGGCGGCGACCTTGGCACCTTCAAGCGCGAGGTGCTGCGGCCGTGGTTGGAGCAGATGCTGCCCCTTACCGTCGACGGCGCGGACGCGAGCGCATCCGTCCCGGACGAGTACAACCCCGCCATGCAGGCGGTCGGCCTGGAGAACATCCTCGCCGCCTCCGGGGAGGCGGGCGTGCCCGCGGAGCTGGCCGGACACCTCAGTGCCTCGCTGTGGCGGATGCGGCGGGCCGTCGCGAACGGCTGA
- a CDS encoding alpha/beta fold hydrolase → MNTVPDTDSRRQAGAARPTFVLVHGSGSNSFMWAPVQRALTLLGHRSYAVDLPGHGFDAQYPAAYQAPQDLDAWAAEPSTLAGVALRDNVDMVVDVVRKVAEHGPVVLVGASLGGMTITGVGNEIPDLVDRLVYISAWSCVERSNPIEYMQEPEFADNLLGPLAALNVGDPAVLGVGRANYRSADPALLSALKAAIMADGTDAQFMAFLNILQPDESLAVMMSDARVRADTWGTVARTYIRLAHDRSLPVAMQDRLIAEADALTPDNPYEVHTLETSHTGFLLDPVKLAGILDGLPL, encoded by the coding sequence ATGAATACCGTCCCTGACACCGACTCGCGCCGGCAGGCCGGCGCCGCGCGCCCCACGTTCGTCCTCGTGCACGGCTCCGGCTCGAACTCGTTCATGTGGGCCCCGGTCCAGCGCGCGCTGACCCTGCTCGGCCACCGCAGCTACGCCGTCGATCTGCCGGGGCACGGCTTCGACGCGCAGTACCCGGCCGCCTACCAGGCTCCGCAGGACCTCGACGCGTGGGCGGCCGAGCCGTCGACCCTGGCCGGGGTCGCCCTGCGGGACAACGTCGACATGGTCGTCGACGTCGTTCGCAAGGTGGCCGAGCACGGGCCGGTGGTTCTCGTGGGCGCCAGCCTCGGCGGCATGACGATCACCGGCGTGGGCAACGAGATCCCCGACCTGGTCGACCGGCTCGTGTACATCTCGGCGTGGTCCTGTGTGGAGCGCTCGAACCCCATCGAGTACATGCAGGAGCCGGAGTTCGCCGACAATCTGCTGGGCCCGCTGGCCGCGTTGAACGTCGGCGACCCCGCCGTGCTCGGCGTCGGCCGGGCCAACTACCGCAGCGCCGACCCGGCCCTGCTCAGCGCCCTCAAGGCGGCGATCATGGCGGACGGCACCGACGCGCAGTTCATGGCGTTCCTCAACATCCTGCAACCGGACGAGTCCCTCGCGGTGATGATGTCGGACGCGCGCGTACGGGCCGACACCTGGGGCACGGTCGCCAGGACCTACATCCGCCTCGCGCACGACCGTTCCCTGCCCGTGGCGATGCAGGACCGCCTGATCGCCGAGGCCGACGCCCTGACGCCCGACAACCCGTACGAGGTGCACACCCTCGAAACGAGCCACACCGGCTTCCTGCTCGACCCCGTGAAGCTGGCCGGCATCCTCGACGGGCTGCCGCTCTGA
- a CDS encoding alpha/beta hydrolase family protein yields MTSTTRGQPRIHELRDGSRRDLRHPERPRPVRVHVWEPERPLAAPAPLVVVSHGTGGSAGTMEWLALPLAEAGFRAVAIDHHGNNLVDGYEPEGFLFVWERPKDVTFVLDTLSLDGPLGPVGAVGFSLGGYTVAALAGARVDPVPVTALLAGHVPMPAIPEFPDVLEALRKKVPAHELRAALDGAGADVSDSRVRAAFQVAPALGGLMTEESLKAVRVPVGIRWGEADTINPFPEHIAPYLNSIRTAEGRSAGPEVRHEDFLETDPGGRLTRARVAEETVAFFLRHLGRPESGHA; encoded by the coding sequence ATGACGTCCACCACGCGGGGGCAACCGCGGATACACGAACTGCGTGACGGGTCCCGACGCGACCTGCGCCATCCGGAACGTCCGCGTCCCGTGCGCGTCCATGTGTGGGAGCCGGAACGTCCCCTGGCCGCGCCCGCCCCGCTGGTCGTCGTCTCGCACGGCACCGGAGGTTCCGCGGGCACCATGGAGTGGCTGGCCCTGCCGCTGGCGGAGGCGGGGTTCCGGGCGGTCGCCATCGACCACCACGGCAACAATCTCGTCGACGGCTACGAACCCGAAGGGTTCCTGTTCGTCTGGGAACGGCCGAAGGACGTCACGTTCGTCCTCGACACCCTCTCACTCGACGGGCCGCTCGGCCCGGTCGGCGCCGTGGGGTTCTCCCTCGGTGGCTACACCGTCGCGGCGCTGGCAGGCGCGCGGGTGGACCCGGTGCCCGTGACCGCTCTGCTGGCGGGGCACGTGCCCATGCCCGCCATCCCGGAGTTCCCCGATGTCCTGGAGGCGCTGCGGAAGAAGGTGCCGGCGCACGAGCTGCGGGCCGCGCTCGACGGGGCCGGTGCCGACGTCTCCGACTCCCGGGTGCGGGCCGCCTTCCAAGTGGCGCCGGCGCTCGGCGGGTTGATGACGGAGGAGAGCCTGAAGGCCGTCCGGGTCCCGGTGGGGATCCGCTGGGGCGAGGCCGACACGATCAACCCGTTCCCCGAGCACATCGCGCCCTACCTGAACAGCATCCGCACGGCGGAGGGGCGTTCCGCCGGCCCTGAGGTCCGCCACGAGGACTTCCTGGAAACGGACCCGGGCGGCCGGCTCACCCGGGCCCGGGTCGCCGAGGAGACGGTCGCCTTCTTCCTCCGGCATCTCGGCCGCCCCGAGTCCGGGCACGCGTAG
- a CDS encoding nuclear transport factor 2 family protein yields the protein MEPSVIVQGMWDRMQARDWAGVGASFAEEAVVEWPVSAERIVGRDNFVAVNAEYPEGWSIRVLRVVAHGDEVVSEVEVPHEEMGVHRVVSFWTVRDGRIVRGREYWSTLGADPAPRWRAAYVQPM from the coding sequence ATGGAACCTTCGGTGATCGTGCAGGGCATGTGGGACCGGATGCAGGCGAGGGACTGGGCGGGTGTCGGCGCGTCGTTCGCCGAGGAAGCGGTGGTGGAGTGGCCGGTGAGCGCCGAGCGCATCGTGGGCCGGGACAACTTCGTGGCTGTCAACGCGGAGTATCCGGAAGGCTGGTCGATCCGGGTGCTGCGCGTCGTCGCGCACGGCGACGAGGTCGTGTCGGAGGTGGAGGTGCCGCACGAGGAGATGGGCGTGCACCGGGTGGTGTCCTTCTGGACGGTGCGGGACGGCAGGATCGTCCGGGGCCGGGAGTACTGGAGCACGCTGGGCGCGGACCCCGCGCCGCGATGGCGGGCCGCGTACGTTCAGCCCATGTGA
- a CDS encoding HelD family protein, with product MPARSPLDSERDHLAASRAALRAMRADAEALDLTNVTANWVNAEVLRSEVDLRIKALADLAGTPLFFGRLDYAQAVDDDGGSGHRYYIGRRHVHDADGDPMVIDWRAPVSQPFYRASKRDPQGIALRRRFGYDGGDLTAYEDEHLSDPAEAERGSALLRREIERPRVGPMRDIVATIQPEQDEIVRTSLSGSICVQGAPGTGKTAVGLHRVAYLLYTHRERLARSGTLVIGPNRSFLRYIEQVLPALGEMEVKQATVDELVAHVEVRGTDTARAATLKGDARMAEVLRRAVRSGVRLPTEPVVVVRGSRHWRVPVPELEEIVEELRSRDLRYGSAREALPQRIAHAVLVRMERAGEAPDDRVQNAVARTPAVKAAITSCWPRVDPAKLVLRLLSDAAFLAEQADGILDADEQRAILWEKPPRGVKSARWSPADAVLIDEVRDLVERTGSLGHVVLDEAQDLSPMQYRAVGRRCSTGSITVLGDIAQGTTPWATPSWAAALAHLGKPEAAVEELTQGFRVPRTVIAYASRLLPAIAPELSEATSVRDSPGSLAVRPVPEAELSAAVAAACAEVLRNEGSVGLIAADARVPVLAGALSAAGLTHLAPGTETSADSRLTLVPASLAKGLEYDYVVLDEPAAIVAGEPDERTGLRRLYVALTRAVSGLLVLHAEPLPGPLREAAESAAA from the coding sequence GTGCCCGCCCGCTCCCCTCTCGACTCGGAACGCGACCACCTCGCCGCCTCGCGCGCCGCGCTGCGCGCCATGCGCGCCGACGCCGAAGCCCTCGACCTGACCAACGTCACGGCGAACTGGGTCAACGCCGAGGTGCTGCGTTCCGAGGTCGACCTGCGCATCAAGGCTCTCGCCGACCTGGCCGGCACTCCGCTGTTCTTCGGCCGCCTCGACTACGCACAGGCTGTGGACGACGACGGCGGGAGCGGGCACCGCTACTACATCGGCCGCCGCCACGTGCACGACGCCGACGGCGACCCGATGGTCATCGACTGGCGGGCGCCGGTGTCGCAGCCGTTCTACCGGGCCTCCAAGCGCGACCCGCAGGGCATCGCGCTGCGCCGCAGGTTCGGCTACGACGGCGGCGACCTGACCGCCTACGAGGACGAGCACCTGTCGGATCCCGCCGAGGCCGAACGCGGCAGCGCGCTGCTCCGGCGCGAGATCGAACGGCCGCGCGTCGGCCCGATGCGCGACATCGTCGCGACGATCCAGCCGGAGCAGGACGAGATCGTCCGCACCTCGCTCTCCGGCTCGATCTGCGTCCAGGGGGCGCCCGGCACGGGGAAGACCGCCGTGGGCCTGCACCGGGTGGCGTACCTGCTGTACACCCACAGGGAACGCCTCGCGCGCAGCGGCACGCTTGTGATCGGTCCGAACCGGTCGTTCCTGCGCTACATCGAACAAGTACTGCCCGCGCTGGGCGAGATGGAGGTCAAACAGGCCACCGTGGACGAACTCGTCGCGCACGTCGAGGTGCGCGGCACGGACACCGCGCGGGCGGCCACCCTCAAGGGCGACGCGCGGATGGCCGAGGTGCTCCGGCGGGCGGTGCGGTCAGGGGTGCGGCTGCCGACGGAGCCGGTGGTCGTGGTGCGAGGCTCCCGGCACTGGCGCGTCCCCGTTCCCGAACTGGAGGAGATCGTAGAGGAGTTGCGTTCCCGCGACCTGCGGTACGGCTCGGCCCGCGAGGCGTTGCCGCAGCGGATCGCACACGCCGTTCTGGTGCGGATGGAACGCGCGGGCGAGGCGCCGGACGACCGCGTGCAGAACGCCGTGGCGCGCACCCCCGCGGTGAAGGCCGCGATCACGTCCTGCTGGCCGCGGGTCGATCCGGCGAAACTGGTGCTGCGGCTGCTGTCGGACGCCGCGTTCCTGGCCGAGCAGGCCGACGGGATCCTCGACGCGGACGAACAGCGGGCGATCCTGTGGGAGAAGCCGCCGCGCGGCGTGAAGTCGGCGCGCTGGTCGCCCGCCGACGCGGTTCTCATCGACGAGGTCAGGGACCTGGTGGAACGCACCGGCTCGCTGGGGCACGTGGTGCTCGACGAGGCGCAGGACCTGTCGCCGATGCAGTACCGGGCGGTGGGGCGCAGGTGCAGCACCGGTTCCATCACCGTTCTGGGTGACATCGCGCAGGGGACCACGCCGTGGGCGACGCCGAGTTGGGCCGCCGCGCTCGCGCACCTGGGGAAGCCGGAGGCGGCCGTCGAGGAGCTGACGCAGGGCTTCCGCGTGCCGCGCACCGTGATCGCGTACGCCTCGCGGCTGCTGCCCGCGATCGCGCCCGAGCTGTCCGAGGCCACGTCCGTGCGCGACTCACCGGGCTCGTTGGCCGTGCGCCCGGTGCCGGAGGCCGAGCTGTCCGCCGCGGTGGCCGCGGCCTGCGCCGAGGTGCTGCGCAACGAGGGCTCCGTCGGCCTGATCGCGGCCGACGCCCGCGTCCCCGTGCTGGCCGGGGCGCTGTCCGCGGCCGGTCTCACGCATCTCGCGCCGGGCACGGAGACGTCGGCGGACTCCCGGCTGACGCTGGTGCCCGCCTCGCTGGCGAAGGGTCTTGAGTACGACTACGTGGTGCTCGACGAGCCGGCCGCCATAGTCGCGGGGGAGCCGGACGAGCGAACGGGCCTGCGCCGCTTGTACGTCGCGCTGACCAGGGCGGTCTCGGGGCTGTTGGTGCTGCACGCGGAGCCGTTGCCGGGGCCGTTGCGCGAGGCGGCCGAGTCGGCCGCCGCCTGA
- a CDS encoding phosphotransferase, protein MAESGTGRRAAAAEERARGSAGDGAEALAEEECAEEEFAQGFTAGWDSEARLVDGRWVERRPRRPEVAGRLRAETRLMPWLAPALPLAVPVPRVVFDDPLVVRHALVPGRPLTAPGAGHGRALGAFLRALHAVDAAEAVRHGAPSARAAREERAAHAADFRARVLPLLPADRRASGAAVLAAVRDLPAHALVHGDLGPEHVLARGDLLTGVIDFCDAHIGDPANDVVWPLFGGPPSFAAAFAAAYGVSRDLRDRALLWHRLGPWYEVTHGLDLGDEDTVGSGLRGVLGRLPASA, encoded by the coding sequence GTGGCGGAGAGCGGAACCGGCCGGCGCGCGGCAGCGGCGGAGGAACGCGCGCGGGGCAGCGCGGGGGACGGCGCGGAGGCGCTCGCGGAAGAGGAGTGTGCCGAAGAGGAGTTCGCGCAGGGGTTCACGGCGGGCTGGGACAGCGAGGCGCGGCTGGTGGACGGCCGCTGGGTCGAACGCCGCCCGCGCCGTCCCGAGGTCGCCGGCCGGCTGCGCGCCGAGACCCGTCTGATGCCGTGGCTCGCCCCGGCGCTGCCGCTGGCCGTTCCGGTGCCGCGCGTCGTCTTCGACGATCCGCTGGTCGTCCGGCACGCCCTGGTCCCCGGTCGGCCGCTGACGGCGCCGGGTGCCGGGCACGGCCGCGCCCTCGGCGCTTTCCTGCGGGCGCTGCACGCGGTGGACGCCGCCGAGGCGGTACGGCACGGCGCGCCCTCGGCGCGTGCGGCGCGCGAGGAGCGCGCGGCCCACGCGGCGGACTTCCGCGCGCGGGTGCTTCCGCTGCTTCCGGCTGACCGGCGCGCGTCCGGCGCGGCGGTGCTCGCGGCGGTGCGCGACCTGCCCGCGCACGCCCTGGTGCACGGCGACCTCGGCCCCGAGCACGTGCTGGCCCGGGGGGACCTGCTCACCGGAGTGATCGACTTCTGCGACGCGCACATCGGTGACCCGGCCAACGACGTGGTCTGGCCGCTGTTCGGCGGCCCGCCCTCGTTCGCCGCCGCGTTCGCCGCCGCCTACGGGGTGTCCCGGGACCTGCGCGACCGCGCCCTGCTCTGGCACCGCCTCGGCCCCTGGTACGAGGTCACGCACGGGCTCGACCTCGGCGACGAGGACACCGTCGGCTCCGGGCTGCGGGGAGTGCTGGGACGACTCCCCGCGTCGGCGTGA
- a CDS encoding HD domain-containing protein: MGRDPTERETPLTPPVREELLARWGEPHRRYHTVTHLRDVLERLVPLREFAEDPEAVELAAWFHDAVYDPRAPDNEERSASLAERLLAGDSRAPEVARLVRLTAGHAPADDDRNGAVLCDADLGVLAGPPAAYAAYAAAVRQEYHFVDDAAFREGRAEVLRRLLALPRLFKTPYGAEHWEATARFNVHGELRLLTG; the protein is encoded by the coding sequence ATGGGTCGTGATCCGACGGAGCGCGAAACGCCACTCACGCCACCGGTGCGCGAGGAGCTGCTGGCCCGCTGGGGCGAGCCGCACCGCCGCTACCACACGGTGACGCACCTGCGGGATGTGCTGGAACGGCTGGTGCCGCTGCGGGAGTTCGCGGAGGATCCGGAGGCGGTCGAACTCGCGGCCTGGTTCCACGACGCGGTGTACGACCCGCGCGCTCCGGACAACGAGGAGCGGTCGGCGTCGCTCGCCGAACGCCTGCTCGCCGGTGACTCGCGCGCCCCCGAGGTGGCCCGCCTGGTCCGGTTGACCGCGGGCCACGCGCCGGCCGACGACGACAGGAACGGCGCGGTCCTGTGCGACGCCGACCTCGGCGTCCTCGCCGGCCCGCCGGCCGCGTACGCCGCCTATGCGGCGGCGGTGCGCCAGGAGTACCACTTCGTGGACGACGCGGCGTTCCGCGAGGGCCGCGCCGAAGTGCTGCGGCGGCTGCTCGCGCTGCCCCGGCTGTTCAAAACCCCGTACGGCGCGGAGCACTGGGAGGCCACGGCGCGCTTCAACGTGCACGGCGAACTGCGGCTGCTCACCGGCTGA
- a CDS encoding Cmx/CmrA family chloramphenicol efflux MFS transporter: protein MPLAVYILGAAVFALGTSEFMLSGLLPEVADDLDVSIPSAGLLISAFAIGMVVGAPVLAAATQRLPRRTTLVGLLAVFTAGHVVGALAPGYGVLFVCRVVSAVACAGFWAVGAAVAISLVPPQARARTMAVMLGGLSIANIAGVPGGAALGQSLGWRSAFWAVALMSAVALVGVLLFVPRTSPQDTAAHRPALRTELRVYRDPQVWLAMTTTALFAAGTFCFFSYLAPLLTDVAGLDEGWVPAVLVLYGIGALIGTVVGGRLADAHMFGTLYAGLGSAIVVLVLIALFAEYAPAVIVLSGLFGLGAFLCSPGLNARIFEVAAGAPTLAGATTTSSFNTGNTIGPWAGGLVIGGGLGYAWTAWLGALLVVAALGGAWLQSRAVQRAGRPARPARPVAGGADAAPRGAGRPTGVPESTGVPEGTHAGER from the coding sequence CTGCCGCTCGCCGTGTACATCCTCGGCGCGGCGGTGTTCGCGCTCGGTACCTCGGAATTCATGCTGTCCGGGCTGCTGCCCGAGGTCGCCGACGACTTGGACGTCTCCATACCCAGCGCGGGCCTGCTGATATCCGCCTTCGCGATCGGCATGGTCGTCGGCGCCCCCGTGCTGGCCGCGGCGACGCAGCGGCTGCCGCGCCGGACCACGCTGGTGGGCCTGCTCGCCGTCTTCACGGCCGGCCACGTGGTCGGGGCGCTCGCACCGGGTTACGGGGTGCTTTTCGTCTGCCGGGTGGTGAGCGCGGTGGCGTGCGCCGGCTTCTGGGCCGTGGGCGCTGCCGTCGCGATCTCCCTCGTGCCACCGCAGGCCCGCGCGCGCACCATGGCCGTGATGCTCGGCGGCCTGAGCATCGCCAACATCGCGGGCGTGCCGGGCGGCGCCGCCCTCGGCCAGAGCCTCGGCTGGCGTTCGGCGTTCTGGGCCGTCGCGCTGATGTCGGCCGTCGCACTCGTCGGCGTGCTCCTCTTCGTGCCGCGCACCTCACCGCAGGACACCGCGGCCCACCGCCCCGCCCTGCGCACCGAACTGCGCGTCTACCGCGACCCCCAGGTGTGGCTCGCGATGACCACGACCGCGCTGTTCGCCGCGGGCACGTTCTGCTTCTTCTCGTACCTCGCTCCGCTGCTCACCGACGTGGCCGGCCTCGACGAGGGCTGGGTGCCCGCCGTGCTCGTCCTGTACGGCATCGGCGCGCTCATCGGAACGGTCGTGGGCGGCCGGCTCGCCGACGCGCACATGTTCGGCACGCTGTACGCGGGCCTCGGCTCCGCCATCGTCGTGCTGGTGCTGATCGCGCTCTTCGCGGAGTACGCGCCGGCCGTGATCGTGCTCTCCGGCCTGTTCGGGCTCGGTGCGTTCCTGTGCTCGCCCGGCCTCAACGCCCGCATCTTCGAGGTCGCCGCCGGCGCGCCCACGCTGGCCGGAGCCACCACCACCTCGTCGTTCAACACCGGCAACACCATCGGCCCGTGGGCCGGCGGCCTCGTCATCGGCGGCGGCCTCGGCTACGCCTGGACCGCGTGGCTCGGCGCGCTGCTCGTGGTCGCCGCGCTGGGCGGCGCGTGGCTCCAGTCCCGCGCCGTCCAGCGCGCCGGGCGCCCGGCGCGCCCGGCGCGCCCGGTCGCCGGAGGCGCGGACGCCGCGCCCCGCGGCGCCGGTCGGCCGACCGGCGTGCCCGAGAGCACCGGCGTGCCCGAGGGGACGCACGCGGGCGAACGCTGA
- a CDS encoding DUF4031 domain-containing protein, with protein MTVFIDPPTWPGHGRMWSHLVSDVSFAELHAFAARLGAPPRAFERDHYDVPAERYRAAVALGAVEVGSKELVRRLSEAGLRRRKHGARSGARGEP; from the coding sequence GTGACGGTCTTCATCGATCCGCCCACGTGGCCGGGCCACGGGCGGATGTGGTCGCACCTGGTCAGCGACGTGTCGTTCGCCGAACTGCACGCGTTCGCGGCGCGGCTCGGCGCGCCGCCGCGCGCGTTCGAGCGCGACCACTACGACGTGCCCGCCGAACGCTACCGGGCGGCCGTCGCGCTCGGCGCGGTGGAGGTCGGCAGCAAGGAGCTGGTGCGCCGGTTGAGCGAGGCCGGGCTGCGGCGGCGCAAGCACGGCGCGCGTTCCGGCGCGCGCGGCGAGCCCTGA
- a CDS encoding MurR/RpiR family transcriptional regulator, which translates to MKENFARRSGRPRPVAVTPRFAPPEPAALAAKVRTMAPSMTRSMQRVAEAVAGDPAGCAALTVTGLAERTGTSEATVVRTARLLGYPGYRDLRLALAGLAAQQASGAAPAVTADISVDDPMSEVVAKLTADERQTLTDTAGSLDVPQLEACVGALATARRIDVYGIGASSLVAQDLAQKLLRIGLVAHAHADPHLAVTNAVQLRTGDVAVAITHSGRTVDVIEPLQAAFDHGATTIAITGRPDGEVTQYADHVLTTSTARESELRPAAMSSRTSQLLVVDCLFIGVAQRTYESAAPALHASYEALAHRHSPRVR; encoded by the coding sequence ATGAAGGAAAATTTCGCCCGCCGGAGCGGCAGACCGCGTCCCGTCGCCGTCACCCCCCGGTTCGCTCCTCCCGAGCCGGCCGCGCTCGCCGCCAAGGTGCGGACCATGGCCCCCTCGATGACCCGTTCCATGCAACGCGTCGCCGAAGCGGTCGCGGGCGACCCCGCCGGCTGCGCCGCGCTCACCGTGACCGGCCTCGCCGAGCGCACCGGGACCAGCGAGGCCACCGTCGTGCGCACCGCCCGCCTGCTCGGCTACCCCGGCTACCGCGACCTGCGGCTCGCCCTGGCAGGCCTCGCCGCGCAGCAGGCGTCGGGCGCCGCGCCCGCCGTCACGGCCGACATCTCCGTGGACGACCCGATGAGCGAGGTCGTCGCCAAGCTCACGGCCGACGAGCGGCAGACCCTCACCGACACCGCGGGCTCGCTCGACGTGCCCCAGCTGGAGGCGTGCGTCGGCGCCCTGGCCACGGCCAGGCGCATCGACGTGTACGGCATCGGCGCCTCCTCCCTCGTCGCCCAGGACCTCGCGCAGAAGCTGCTGCGCATCGGCCTGGTGGCCCACGCGCACGCCGACCCGCACCTGGCCGTCACGAACGCGGTGCAGTTGCGCACCGGCGACGTCGCCGTGGCCATCACCCACTCGGGCCGGACCGTGGACGTCATCGAGCCGCTCCAGGCCGCGTTCGACCACGGCGCGACGACGATAGCCATCACCGGCCGCCCGGACGGCGAGGTCACCCAGTACGCCGACCACGTGCTGACCACGTCGACCGCTCGCGAGAGCGAGCTGCGGCCGGCCGCCATGTCGAGCCGCACGAGCCAGCTGCTCGTGGTCGACTGCCTGTTCATCGGCGTGGCCCAGCGGACGTACGAGTCCGCCGCGCCCGCGCTGCACGCGAGTTACGAAGCGCTCGCCCACCGCCATTCGCCACGCGTCCGCTGA